DNA sequence from the Pseudoduganella plicata genome:
GGTGCCGGCCAATGTGGTCGTCGTGCTGGACGAGGCGTACAACGAGTTCCTCGACGAGGCGGACCAGTACGAGTCGGCCGAGTGGGTGCGCCGGTACCCGAACCTGCTGGTATCGCGCACGTTCTCGAAGGCCTATGGCCTGGCGGGCCTGCGCGTGGGCTTTGGCCTGGCGCAGCCGGCATTGACGGACCTGATGAACCGCATCCGCCAGCCGTTCAACGTCAACTCGCTGGCGCAGGCCGCCGCCATCGCCGCGCTGAACGACCGCGCGTTCCTGGAGAAGAGCGCCGCCAACAACGCGGCCGGGTACCGCCAGTTTGTCGAGGCATTCGAGCAGCTGGGATTGCAGTACGTGCCGTCGCACGGCAACTTCATCCTCGTCAAGGTCGGCAACGACCTGGCGGCCGGCGCCCGCGTCAACCTGGCGCTGCTCAAGCAGGGCGTCATCGTGCGCCCGGTCGGCAACTACGGGCTGCCCGAGTGGCTGCGCATTTCCATTGGCCTGCCGCAGGAAAACGCGGTGCTGATCGCCGCCTTGCAAAAGGCGCTGGCCGAGCACCGTGAATAAAGTCGTCATTGTCGGCGTCGGCCTGATCGGCGGCTCGTTTGCGCGGGCCCTGAAGAAAGCGGGCGCCGTGCGCCACGTCGTCGGCATCGAACGCTCGGCGGCGTACGGCGCGCGCGCGCTGGCGCTGGGGATCGTCGACGAAGTGGCAACGGACTTCGCCGCCGTCGCCGATGCCGACATGGTGCTGCTGGCCGCGCCCGTCGCGCAGACAGGCAGGATCCTGGCCGCGCTGGCGCCGCACCTGTCGCCGGGCACCGTCGTCACCGATGCCGGCAGTACCAAGGCCGACGTCGCGGCGGCGGCGCGCGCGGCGCTGGGCGAGCGCGTCCGGCAATTCGTGCCGGGCCATCCGATCGCGGGGCGCGAGACGAACGGTCCCGATGCCGCCATCGTTGATTTATATGTCGGCAAAAAATTCGTCCTGACGCCGCTGGCGGAGAACGCGCCGGCCGACGTCGAGAAGGTGGCCGAGGCGTGGCGCGCCTGCGGCGCCATCATCCACCGCCTGACGCCGGAAGAACACGACAAGGTGTTTGCCGCCGTCAGCCACCTGCCGCACCTGCTGGCCTACGCGCTGGTGGACGATATCGCCAACAAGCCGCACGCCGACCTGCTGTTCCAGTACGCGGCCAGCGGCTTTCGCGACTTCACCCGCATTGCCGGCAGCTCGCCGGAGATGTGGCGCGACATCAGCCTGGCCAACAGCGCCGCGCTGCTGACGGAACTGGACGCGTACATGGCGCAACTGGCGCAATTGCGCGCGCGCCTGGCCGCGGGCGACGGCGCCACCCTGGAAGCCGTGTACGGCAACGCGCAGCGCGCGCGCCGGCAATGGATCGAGGCGATCGAGGCGGCCGAGGCGCCGCCTCCGGCCGACAGCGCAGAATAGAAAATATTTAAGAGAGAATCGCATGACCGCATCCACCGAACATCCAGCCTTTATCGACCTGCAACCCGTGATGCACGTGGAAGGCGTCGTGCGCCTGCCCGGCTCCAAGAGCATCTCCAACAGGATCCTGCTGCTGGCCGCACTGGCCGAGGGCGAGACCAAGATCGTCGACCTGCTCGACTCGGACGACACGCAGGTGATGCTGGGCGCGCTGCGTGCGCTGGGCGTCGAGTGGACGGAAGAGCCGCACACGGCCGTGAACGGCAATGCGCGGACGATCCACCGCGTGCGCGGCACCAACGGCAGCTTCCCCAACCGGGACGCGGACCTCTTCATGGGCAACGCCGGCACGGCGATCCGTCCGCTGACGGCGGCACTAGCCGTCATCGGCGGCGACTACCGGGTCAGCGGCGTGGCGCGCATGCACGAGCGCCCGATCGGCGACCTGGTCGACGCGCTCAATGCCGTCGGCGCGGCCATCGAGTACACGGGCCAGCCGGGCTATCCGCCGCTGCGCATCCGTACCGGCAGCTTCAATACGAACCGGCTGTCGGTACGCGGCAATGTATCGAGCCAGTTCCTGACCGCCTTGCTGATGGTGGCGCCGCTGATGGCGCACACGCATGGCGTGACGATTGCCGTCGAAGGCGAACTGATTTCCAAGCCGTACATCGAGATCACGCTGAACCTGATGCGCCGCTTCGGCGTCACGGTGGAGCAGGACGAGTGGCAGTCGTTCACGATCGCGTCCGGCCAGCGCTACCAGAGCCCGGGCAATATCCACGTCGAGGGCGATGCGTCGTCGGCGTCGTACTTCATGGCGGCCGGCGCGATTGCCGGCGGCCCGGTGCGGGTCGAAGGCGTCGGCCGCGATTCCATCCAGGGCGACGTGCGTTTCGTGCACGCGCTGGAGCAGATGGGCGCGCACATCACGATGGGCGACAACTGGATCGAAGCGAAGTCGCACGGCCCGTTGAAGGCCATCGACGCGGACTTCAACCATATTCCGGATGCGGCCATGACGATCGCGATTGCCGCGCTGTATGCCGACGGCACCAGCACGCTGCGCAATATCGCTTCGTGGCGCGTCAAGGAAACCGACCGCATCGCCGCCATGGCCACCGAGCTGCGCAAGCTGGGCGCCGAGGTGGAGGAGGGTGCCGACTACATCAAGGTGACGCCGCCGAAAGTGCTGTCGGCGGCCACCATCGACACCTACGACGACCATCGCATGGCGATGTGCTTCTCGCTCGCCTCGCTGGACGGCGCCGCCCGCAGCGGCGCGCAGGTGCGCATCAACGACCCGAAGTGCGTCGCCAAGACGTTCCCCGACTACTTCACCGCCTTTGCGGGCATCGCCCACGAAGCGAAGTACTGAAAAAAACCGCAACAGAAAACCGGTGCCAGAAAAACGGAGCCAGGCTCCGGTTTTGAGGAAAACGGAGCCAGGCTCCGGTTTTGAGGAAAACGGAGCCAGGCTCCGGTTTTGGAACCCGGCACGAAAAAACCGGTGCCTGGCTCCTTTTTCCGCCGAGGGAAACCGGAGCCTGTCACCGGTTTTCTGTCCTACAGGCTCGGCAGCGGAGTAAAATTCGGCCATGCCCAATTCGAATATTCCCGTCATCACGATCGACGGCCCCACCGCTTCCGGCAAGGGGACCGTTGCCCATAGAGTCGCCGAGCGACTTGGTTTCCACCTGCTCGATTCCGGGGCGCTGTATCGCCTGACCGCGCTGCAGGCGCTGCGTCGCCAGACGCCGTTGAACGACGAGCATGCACTGGCAAAACTGGCCGAGCATCTGCACATCGGCTTTACCGGCGAAGCCATTTTCCTGTCCAGCGAAAACGTCACGGACGCCATCCGCGCCGAGGAAGTTGGCAATACGGCATCGAAAATCGCCGCACTGCCGGCCGTGCGCCAGGCGCTGTTCGGCCTGCAGCTGGGCTTTCGCAAGGCGCCGGGCCTGGTGGCGGACGGCCGCGACATGGGCACGGTGATCTTTCCCAACGCACAATTAAAGGTGTTCCTGACTGCAAGTGTGGAGGCGCGCGCGGAACGCCGTTACAAGCAATTGATCGGCA
Encoded proteins:
- the hisC gene encoding histidinol-phosphate transaminase, which codes for MSKQFGPEYVRAIAPYQAGKPISEVAREFGLDEASIVKLASNENPFGVPESAQQAMTKAAAELGRYPDANGFELKQALSKRYDVPMEWITLGNGSNDILEIAAHAFVEREQAIVYSQYSFAVYALATQGVGARHIVVPAKDYGHDLDAMAAAIDADTRLVFIANPNNPTGTFVPGPEIEAFLKKVPANVVVVLDEAYNEFLDEADQYESAEWVRRYPNLLVSRTFSKAYGLAGLRVGFGLAQPALTDLMNRIRQPFNVNSLAQAAAIAALNDRAFLEKSAANNAAGYRQFVEAFEQLGLQYVPSHGNFILVKVGNDLAAGARVNLALLKQGVIVRPVGNYGLPEWLRISIGLPQENAVLIAALQKALAEHRE
- a CDS encoding prephenate dehydrogenase: MNKVVIVGVGLIGGSFARALKKAGAVRHVVGIERSAAYGARALALGIVDEVATDFAAVADADMVLLAAPVAQTGRILAALAPHLSPGTVVTDAGSTKADVAAAARAALGERVRQFVPGHPIAGRETNGPDAAIVDLYVGKKFVLTPLAENAPADVEKVAEAWRACGAIIHRLTPEEHDKVFAAVSHLPHLLAYALVDDIANKPHADLLFQYAASGFRDFTRIAGSSPEMWRDISLANSAALLTELDAYMAQLAQLRARLAAGDGATLEAVYGNAQRARRQWIEAIEAAEAPPPADSAE
- the aroA gene encoding 3-phosphoshikimate 1-carboxyvinyltransferase — protein: MTASTEHPAFIDLQPVMHVEGVVRLPGSKSISNRILLLAALAEGETKIVDLLDSDDTQVMLGALRALGVEWTEEPHTAVNGNARTIHRVRGTNGSFPNRDADLFMGNAGTAIRPLTAALAVIGGDYRVSGVARMHERPIGDLVDALNAVGAAIEYTGQPGYPPLRIRTGSFNTNRLSVRGNVSSQFLTALLMVAPLMAHTHGVTIAVEGELISKPYIEITLNLMRRFGVTVEQDEWQSFTIASGQRYQSPGNIHVEGDASSASYFMAAGAIAGGPVRVEGVGRDSIQGDVRFVHALEQMGAHITMGDNWIEAKSHGPLKAIDADFNHIPDAAMTIAIAALYADGTSTLRNIASWRVKETDRIAAMATELRKLGAEVEEGADYIKVTPPKVLSAATIDTYDDHRMAMCFSLASLDGAARSGAQVRINDPKCVAKTFPDYFTAFAGIAHEAKY
- the cmk gene encoding (d)CMP kinase, giving the protein MPNSNIPVITIDGPTASGKGTVAHRVAERLGFHLLDSGALYRLTALQALRRQTPLNDEHALAKLAEHLHIGFTGEAIFLSSENVTDAIRAEEVGNTASKIAALPAVRQALFGLQLGFRKAPGLVADGRDMGTVIFPNAQLKVFLTASVEARAERRYKQLIGKGISANMDDLLMDLKARDDRDTHRAIAPLVPAEGAHVLDTSDMTVELAVEQVMNWYAAFGK